From the Helianthus annuus cultivar XRQ/B chromosome 17, HanXRQr2.0-SUNRISE, whole genome shotgun sequence genome, the window ggaagctaactatcctgcagaaaagttaggagtaactgaggagcagttatcctatgacaaagatggaatgctacgactaaacggacgaatatgggttccagtttatggaggacttcgggatgttatcctccaggaagcccacagctctaaatattccattcatcctggagctgataagatgtaccaggatttgaaagcaaactactggtggattggtttgaaaaagtcagtagctgaacatgtagctaaatgcttgacttgtgcgcaagtcaaagctgagcatcagaagccgtcaggtttgcttcaacaacctgaaattcccaaatgcaaatgggaaatggtgacaatggatttcatcaccaagttgccaaagacgaaaaagggaaatgataccatatgggtcattgtagatagactgactaagtcagctcattttctacccatcaaggagacgtatagctccgatatgttagctcaattatacgtcgataagattgtagcgctacatggtatacctgtatctattatttccgatagagatactagatatacgtcgcatttttggaagagtttccaacaatcgttgggcactcgtttgaattttagtacggcttatcatcctcagactgatggtcagagtgagcgtactattcaaactttggaagacatgcttcgtgcatgtgcgatcgatttgggtggtagttgggataagaacctaccactgattgaattctcctacaacaatagctaccattccagcataaaggctgcgccttttgaggccctatacggtagaaagtgtagatcacccatttgttgggcagaagttggagaagtccaactgtcaggaccagatatcgtctttgagacgacagacaagatcgttcagattcgcgatcgtttgaaagctgccagggataggcagaaaagttatgcggatcctaagcgcaaagactttcacttcgaggtaggtgataaagtattgcttaaagtatcaccctggaagggtgtgatgcgatttggaaagaaaggcaagctaagcccgagatatataggacctttcgagattatcgaacgtgtcgggtcagttgcttataagttaaacttgcctgaagagcttagtgctattcacaatgtgttccacatctgtaatttgaagaagtgtttcgctgacgaatcactggttataccacatacagatATACACTTAGATGAAAGTTTGAaattcgtggaaaaacctttgtcgattgaggatcgacaggtgaaaaagcttcgaaggaagtacatacctattgtaaaggtcaaatgggatgcccgtagaggtcccgaatacacgtgggaagtggaatccacgatgcaagagaaatatcctcatttgtttcagtaaatctcgaggtcgagatttcttttaagggggtgaggatgtaacacctcgaaaaatttcgtccaataatgtcttgacacgtgtcataaggttccggtatgtgaaaacaaactttagagggactaaaagtgacaaacagtgaaaactatggaacgtaagggtccaaagtgtcaacaatggataaatagactctatgataaccctacataatgttcataaccttaaacgggtggttcatggatcatacgaagcggaaaatgcccaaaagtgaggaattacaaactataggggccaaaagtgtcaacatgttgaatttatacctctgagtgaacttttggcagacccgaagctttataatgctaaaatatactcactagaatatgtggtaaaaatttcgtgaagtttcgttaacgtatgagaaagttatggccaaaaccgtacttaaggggttaaaagcgtcaacgtcgaatttcatggcttttcagttgagcgcaaagttatccaaggacattaccatgtaggtaaatgtcccaaggttcttaaaaaccaagtttgggggtttacgggtcaagatatgtagccgaaacatcgcatacaagatcagggaccaaagctgccaagtctgaaagttgtttggctgatcagcaggtcaggcgacccgcctggacagacccaagcgggccgcgtgggactaccaGCATCAGAATTTCGCGAATTTTGCGTTCTTGGTCCGAAATTGAAGTGTGTAACAGCTCATTCCACCTCTCCAAGCTCCAATAAAATCCCATGCATGCCTATGGTAATAGTAACCTATCCTCAAACCTCTGAATCCCTCTTTAAATCAGATCATTCTTCACTTTCTTGGCATTTACATTTGTGAACAAagagctctcaactctcaagaactctctcaagactttctggagcatttctggacatcaaggccgactccaagtgcttgctaggcttcattaggaccttggtaatcTTTCATATCATCATAatttcgttctagcatagattaattgctaaaagtcaaactgattgttcttatactttgactttctgattatacgagttttactcagtcatttctcaaattgaaaccacatatatgttggtatttatgtgggaaacaaaccctcaaaagggtattctctgattcccactttatacatgctaattgtcgagtcaaacttgtttctaaaaagtcaacagaagttgtttttgcaaaaataagcttaaatgataatgtaaaggacatgcaatctgtttgatcatcataaacaacttataatacatgtaagaatatgttttatcataataaactcgacaaatctttagtatagatacgaatcggaaccgaaagtcttgtaaaacgactatttcgtagactatcgattcggattcgtacatgcatgtttgagatctgtattggagagtatttttgaccatttttattttggtaaaactctctggaattttgttgcttgagtctatacttagccgattcatttgcatgtttccgattatgcttaaaagttgactattttgccctttttgatataaaacgtgatttttggaaaagtaaaagagtagagatctttatttctaatatataaacttgcaccgaaaatttcggaccagttggtggtccagattttgagttatggccattagcgtaaaactatgttcttaagttacataaacggcacatttcgcatataacccattttaggccacgttttgatacaaaactttttacccactgatgttatataatattttgggatttttgatgatttttaatttattttttggctgaacggatcttagatcgattagttatttcggtttatgtcggttttgaccgtttaagccataaaatgagttttatgcatcctgttgacccgaaaccttttcctactgattttatatgttaaataaattattttaagtattctggaaatataaaaatcccagatttattttgaaaacccggaaacggcgttaaatcgcattttaagcatttttagcgcatagtaagcgttatacacattttaaacatataagacttatacctactgatgtaattagcatattttcatataataacagtaagtataaatatttgaactcagatttccagttttggcatttttagccttgtgaaattactaaaatacccctacggtgcatagtttgatttttaaatgttaagcttggtatatgggtcataccctactgttttAACATGTCATATTAAGTGTATTTACTGTATaattcagacccgtaactcagatttctaatttgactcttttataattttttaaatgaccaaaatgcccttataaggcataaattgagtttaaaattattccgggcaatatagaacataacttactgatattatatcatatttaaagcatattatctcagggaacttgcatttgactctcttggctacccgtaacgccctttttgcgttcggttcggtttacgtaactagtttgcgtaaattgaccgaaacgggtcaaacgttatcatttttatttcaaaattcagaatgtatttagtatacccatattatacaagtatacaaacttgtcgggtctaaatcacattctatccggtccttcgcttaatcgtgcgcatgtaccgtatcgtccttaaaactaaccggtcaaagcttaggcttaaataaaagacccgttagaaatctaataggttattataaacctttgttccagattaggaggcccagtaaaagctacctacacttactgtttgtgattcatacttgctcaggtaaatacattttgacttattttccctatacgggcttgggatacggtatttaaaataccgcttgatcgggcgcacaagtcctgcaccttatgggtgtacagtcttgaattgcttgtgcgactcgtttaaacagtcttgtcttactttaggctttggggggttattgaccgtgtcccggatatccttggcattatcttacgagatggccacgaccagagcacggggtgtaggcgtacacccggcgtgtataactctttaatgtggtgtgtcatttaatctttagcccggacagcagatcccgggccaccataagtacgggtacatgtaaatcgttcacaagtttatattgcataaatatcccaagttaataaaaatagttatgccttgtgcatttaaatcaattttcaatcattttcaaaatgagtcagtcgatttgtatttaccagtgtaaactgacgtatttttcccaaaaggttaagtgcaggtactatacgaaataggctggctgtttcctaagagcgtccactatagtctcgcaagctcggacgacaaataactgttggaacaatttactcttatttttatttgatccgcctgtggatccgtttcaactacttatgatatttattatgtcattttaattaaagttgaaatgtatctattctgcttccgctgtgcattattatattgtgttgtttgtctatgacgatgccaactacgtcactgtaccccacgccgggcccaccggtgacacgtggaaatcggggtgtgacacgtacGATATGGAACGAGAAGGGTAGATACAAACTCGTGGTTTTGGTAGATAATATCTGATAAGAGTTTCTTGAATGTAGACTATTTTTCTTAAGAATTATTAGGCGACATTCTGTAGAGGTCTCATGCAATCCGTGGACTGCACACATCGAGGATGCTTCGACGAATGCTTTGATTCGTCCCTGCTGCTTAGAGGACACGGGGTGGTCCGTTATACCACCCCTACAACGCGTGACAACACCACGCTACACCGCCGCATCCATTCGTATAACGCGTTAATGTTATAACGCGTGGAACAGATAACGCGTTGAACTATGAAATGACCGTTTGAATATTTTGAATATTTTGACCGTTTGGCACAAATATTACCGTTTGGGGGTAATATTTTGAGAGGCTTTTTATATAAATCATTTCCCACTCAAATAAATCATAAAACTATCCAATTCAACTCCAAAATTTTACATCTCAATCTAAATTTTACAATACACatggaaggttcaagcaagagaggtgGGGGTTCGAAAAAAAGAGGTTCGGGTACGAAGAAAAATCCCGTTAGACCCAAGGTTCGAGCGAATCTTGGCGAGCCGACGCGCTTTAGGTTACAAGACGAACCCGACTAAGtcccaccctttcaaacccaacaatatccaccctttcaaacccaacaatatccaccctttcaatcgcaaacgtaccaaaaccaaccgttcgttccaccgtttcaacctcaccaatttcaatcgcaaacgtatcaaacccaaccccacacactcgacccactactagaagacaacaccctcATTCATCATTTTGCAAACGCGTGGCGTGAACCACAACAAAGTCTTGGCGAGGAAGAGGAAGAAaaagaggaggaagaggaagaggaagaagaacaaaATGATGGCGTTCAAGAAATCGCTCCAATCGGCCGACAACTTTGGACGAGCGAGGAGGAGGTGTCCTTGGTGAAGGCGTATTTGCACATCTCGGAGAGTAGGAAACATGGGAACGGGCAAAGAAAGGATGCGTTTTGGAGACGGGTCATTAATCATTTTAGGCAACTTCCGGTGCAAGGATACGAAACATGGACCAAATGACGTCGAAGTGGACGGATTTGAACGGGAAAATTAGCAAGTTCAacgcttgtttcattcaaaaggtatgtttttttattaaagtttaataaaaacagtttttaaaaaaaacagaaacggttttataaaaaaacagttttataaaaaaaacagttttataaaaaaacagttttataaaaaaacaattttataaaaaaacagttttaaaaaaacagttttataaaaaaacagttttataaaaaaacagtttaaaaaaaaacagttttataaaaaaacagttttataaaaaaacagtttaaaaaaaaacagtttaaaaaaaacagtttaaaaaaaacagttttataaaaaaacagttttaacaaaaaaacagaatttgttaaaaaaaaacataacattttatattttttgtagAACCGAAACCCACAAAGTGGAGCGAGCGAGGCGACGATCATGCAACAAGCCACCGAAGAGTATTGCCGAGTGTACAAAAAGAGAACTTTTCCACACGTGGGGGCATGGGAAGTTGCGAGACATCACCCGAAGTGGGTCCCCGTTGAGTTGGTTGACATGCGTGGTCCTACGGCTCCAAAAAAACGAGGCGGTTCGAAAAGATCAAAGACATCCGAGTCGGGGAACTACACGACTTccgcgtcggataacttgcccgAAATGAACTTAAACGACGACCCCCTTGACGAACCCGATCAACCCCTTGACGACCCCGTTGAAGAAGATACACCCACAAGGCCATGACACAGACGAGGTGGTGAATCGTCAAGCAAAGGTAAGGAAGCGGTGGCGGAGTCGATCATCAGAATCGAAGAGGAGAAAATGAGCCACTTCAAGAAGGCCgaacaaagaaaagaaacaatTATGTCTCTAAAAGTTGAACGCGAGCAGGCGTACAAGGAACActtgaaaatgattgaaagacaaaatgatttaaaaatcttgtgtgaAAACCACGCCCATCTCGACGAACCGTTCAAGTCAATTGTCATTCAACAAAAGCGCGAGATTTGCGCAAAGTGGGGTTGGGAGATGCCACCCGTTTAGTTGTTTTTTCATTTGgctatgtaatttattttttaagtttaatgaaatttataatttagtgttttatttttaatttctaaattttaaaatgaaaattaaaatatTTTGGAGTGATAgaatcccatcactagtgatttcacccctcctacatttctatcactagtgatagaaatttggttgatgacatggcatgattttATTGGAGAATGAGAGTGATAGAAtatatcactagtgaaccacccctcctccccttatgttgcatttatttatttagttcAAAGTACTTGTAATTCAATTTAGTGTAAACATCGAATAACAATTCGATTAATGTTGCTTTTGTTGTGCAATTTTTCTATCATGATCTCCTTAACAATAAACTATTCAACTTTTTAGATATTTATACGATATTTTATAGTACATAAGAGGATGATCACATAgtaattttttttctttgtacAAAAAACGGTTTGGGTCCGCCGACCCAATAAAACCGATTTGGCCCAAACCAGTTTGGGCTAACCCGAGCCAATAGTTTGGTATAGGTTTAGGGTTTTTGTGTTGAGAATTAGTTCCATCCCGAACCAATTTAAGCCCGCCCTAAAGAATGATAAAAACTGGTTTAAACACGAAAATATGTTTTAAACTCGATCCAAATTTGTTTGGGTGGGTTGGGGGTTTAAACCTTAAAAACTGGTTTAGGCCAAACAGGTTTGAGAATAAACAAGGGTGGGTTGGGGTTTTAAACCTTAAAAACTGGTTTAGGCCAAACAGGTTTGAGAATAAACAAGGGTGGGTTGGGGTTTTAAACCTTAAAACTGGTTTAGGCCAAACAGGTTTGAGAATAAACAAAAAAATCCGGTTCGGTTTGGACCCAAACCAGTATTTGTACGCCTCCCAACACAGTAAGGCTCGAAGAGGTTTCTTAGGAGTTATAGGGCTTCACTAAAATGTGGCATACTAACACGGGCTAACAAACCCTAACTTCCTATA encodes:
- the LOC110923651 gene encoding uncharacterized protein LOC110923651, which translates into the protein MDQMTSKWTDLNGKISKFNACFIQKNRNPQSGASEATIMQQATEEYCRVYKKRTFPHVGAWEVARHHPKWVPVELVDMRGPTAPKKRGGSKRSKTSESGNYTTSASDNLPEMNLNDDPLDEPDQPLDDPVEEDTPTRP